ATATCCGGAATAAAAATTAATCTTTTCAGGCCTCCGTACGGAGATTACAACAATACTGTTGTTGATACTTGTAATGAAATGGGATGTTACCCAATTCAATGGAATGTTGACAGTCTTGACTGGCGTAAGGAAATGAGCAGGCAGGCTATATTGGACAGAATTCTCAAGAGAACCAAGCCGGGGGCGATATTGCTTTTCCATAACGATACCCAGTATACTGCACAGCTTCTCCCTGAGATTATAAAAGGACTTAAATCCCAGGGACTTGAATTTTTACCTGTATCCCAGCTAATAATGAAAGAGAATTATTACATAGATGATCAGGGAAGACAGCAGAAGAAAAAGTAATACTATTTAAATAGGAAACATAAAATTTATAGTAAGATAATTACAAGTTATTTTGCAGGCTGCAAAATAACTTTTGTTTTCTGAACAGCTTTACACATATTTAGTAGCTGGTCACCGTTTATACATTCAATTACATTTTTATGGCAAAAAGCTTTTGTGCATGGCTTAAAATCACCTAAAGTTATAATCATTCCTCTATATACAGAGTTCTTCTGCATGCATTTAGCCAAATTCATAGCAAGTTCGACATCTATAATCTGATTCAGTCCATGCTTCCATATCTCGGCAAATTGTATATTATTCAGTATAAGGCCACTTCCATCAATCCCGCAATCACCCGTCGACTTAATCTTGTAACCGTTCCTTTTTAAAACTTCAACTATAATGGACATATAATCACGAAAATTTAAATATAATAAATCCTCTTTAGAGTTGATAACTTTTAAAAGTTCGTTTATCTTCCTTTTATATAGACAATCTTTTGTAATAAGAAATACTTTAAATGAGATAAGTAAAATCAAATAAAATAACAGCATAATTAATCACCCGTTACTATTGTTTCTATAAAATAGATTTAATATTCTTTAATATTTAAAAATACAGGAATTTACAGTTGTAAAGGTGTTGACATGGGGATAGCAGGCATGTTAATATAGTCAAGCTGTCACGGAAAACAACACTTAAATAGTTAAGGTAGTATGAACTACCAAAAACTGAAAGTAAAAAAAGTATTGACAACAGGATAGCAAAGTGTTAATATAATTAAGCTGCTTGCGACAAACAAACAGCAAGAACCTTACAAAGCAGTCGTAAGAAGGCTTTATGGACTTTGAAAAGTAAACAGTGATAAACATGTAAAGGAACTCGAAAAATTCCGAAATCGTAAAACGATTTCAAAATTGAGTAACTTGCGAACTTTACAACCTGGTTTTTGGAAACAAGAACTAGAAAAAAAGTCAGCAATTTTTAATGAGCTAATTAAATTTTTCAAATATTAATTTGAGAGTTTGATCCTGGCTCAGGACGAACGCTGGCGGCGTGCCTAACACATGCAAGTCGAGCGGAGTTACCTTTAGCACTGAGTATTCTTAATTATTTGATGCTGGCCGACAGCGTCATGCAAAAACAACCTTAATAAATTATTTAATTAGAGTTTTTGCATCACGCGTTTTATCAAAGTGTCAACACATAATATAGAAGAGAATGTTCAGTGCTGAAGGTAACTTAGCGGCGGACGGGTGAGTAACGCGTGGGCAACCTGCCTGTTACAGGGGGATAACACAGGGAAACTTGTGCTAATACCGCATAATACAGCGAGAAAGCATTTTCTTGTTGTCAAAGGAGCAATCCGGTAACAGATGGGCCCGCGTCCAATTAGCTAGTTGGTGATGTAACGGACCACCAAGGCGACGATTGGTAGCCGAACTGAGAGGTTGATCGGCCACATTGGGACTGAGACACGGCCCAGACTCCTACGGGAGGCAGCAGTGGGGAATATTGCACAATGGGGGAAACCCTGATGCAGCAACGCCGCGTGAAGGATGAAGGTTTTCGGATTGTAAACTTCTTTAGTCAGGGACGAAAAAATGACGGTACCTGAAGAATAAGCCACGGCTAACTACGTGCCAGCAGCCGCGGTAATACGTAGGTGGCAAGCGTTGTCCGGAATTACTGGGTGTAAAGGGCGTGTAGGCGGGAATGTAAGTCAGATGTGAAATCCCAGAGCTTAACTCTGGAGCTGCATCTGAAACTATGTTTCTTGAGTGCCGGAGAGGAAAGCGGAATTCCTAGTGTAGCGGTGAAATGCGTAGATATTAGGAGGAACACCAGTGGCGAAGGCGGCTTTCTGGACGGTAACTGACGCTGAGGCGCGAAAGCGTGGGGAGCAAACAGGATTAGATACCCTGGTAGTCCACGCTGTAAACGATGGATACTAGGTGTAGGAGGTATCGACCCCTTCTGTGCCGGAGTTAACACAATAAGTATCCCACCTGGGGAGTACGGCCGCAAGGTTGAAACTCAAAGGAATTGACGGGGGCCCGCACAAGCAGTGGAGTATGTGGTTTAATTCGAAGCAACGCGAAGAACCTTACCAAGGCTTGACATATAGCGGAATACGGCAGAGATGTCGTAGTCCTTCGGGACTGCTATACAGGTGGTGCATGGTTGTCGTCAGCTCGTGTCGTGAGATGTTGGGTTAAGTCCCGCAACGAGCGCAACCCCTGTTGCTAGTTGATAACATTTAGTTGATCACTCTAGCGAGACTGCCGGTGATAAATCGGAGGAAGGTGGGGACGACGTCAAATCATCATGCCCCTTATGTCTTGGGCTACACACGTACTACAATGGCTATAACAGAGGGAAGCTAAGCTGCAAAGTGGAGCAAATCCCCAAAAATAGTCCCAGTTCAGATTGTGGGCTGCAACCCGCCCACATGAAGTCGGAATTGCTAGTAATGGCAGGTCAGCATACTGCCGTGAATACGTTCCCGGGCCTTGTACACACCGCCCGTCACACCATGAGAGTCTGCAACACCCGAAGTCGATAGTCTAACCGTAAGGAGGACGTCGCCGAAGGTGGGGCCGATGATTGGGGTGAAGTCGTAACAAGGTAGCCGTATCGGAAGGTGCGGCTGGATCACCTCCTTTCTAAGGAGACATGATTCATGCAGAACTAGTTTCTAAGATGAATCAAATCTTTAGGTCGAAGATAAATGACAGGAAGGCTTGAGCTAAGCTCGCCGGACTGAAAATCATTATCTTAGAGTTTCTTTACAATCACTGTTTAGTTTTCAAAGCCCATGTAACTATTGATAATAGTAATATGGTGTTTGAATTATTGATGGGCTCATAGCTCAGATGGTTAGAGCGCACGCCTGATAAGCGTGAGGTCGATGGTTCGATTCCATTTGAGCCCACCATACTAAACTGTAACAGTTTAGTATAAAATACCAGTTGACATGATAATTGAAACTGGTATAATAGGAACTCCGCAGTCAGTGTGGCAACACAAACAACTGCGAAGTTTGTACCTTGAGAACTGAATAATGTTATTCAAAGAATGCGTTTCAAACGAGAGTTTGAAATACGTTTTAAGAAGATGAGAAGACATAGAAATATATATGAAAGTATGTATTTTAAGTAAAAGTAATAAGGGTAACATGTGAAAAGGAGAAATCCTTTGAAACACGTAAAGCAGTTTACGTTGGAAACATGCAACTCTTAGGAAACTAACTCATTGATAGGTTAAGACAATCACTTTAAATCAATTACTATGTAATTGACATTGAGAATCTGATCAATCGAAGATATTCGATAAAAAATTGATAGAAGCAAGCAGTACAAGGAAGGCGACCGACGAGAAGCGGAGTTTACGGTGGTAAATGAGCATCGCAGGAGGGAAGCCTGACACAGTAATGCGAAGCTTATAGCAATTTTAGAGGTCAAGCTACTAAGAGCATAGGGTGAATGCCTTGGCACCAGAAGGCGATGAAGGACGTGACAAGCTGCGAAAAGCTACGGAGAGGCGCAAATAGCCATCGACCCGTAGATATCCGAATGGGGAAACCCGGCCGAGTTAAACACTCGGTCATCGTAACATGAATACATAGTGTTACGAAGGCAGACGTTGGGAACTGAAACATCTAAGTACCAACAGGAGTAGAAATCAAAAAGAGATTCCGTAAGTAGTGGCGAGCGAAAGCGGAAGAGCCCAAACCAAAAGATAGCAATATCTTTCGGGGTTGTGGACTAGCATAATGATCCTCAAGACATAGCAGAATGAGCAGCTGGAAAGCTGAGACCATAGAGGGTAAAAGTCCCGTAAGCGAAATGTTAAGAGGCAGGCTAGTATCCAGAGTACCACGAGGCACGTGAAACCTCGTGGGAAGCAGGGTGGACCACCATCCAAGGCTAAATACTAACTGGTGACCGATAGTGAAGCAGTACCGTGAGGGAAAGGTGAAAAGAACCCCGGGAGGGGAGTGAAAGAGAACCTGAAACCCTATGTTTACAAGCAGTTGAAGAGCGTTAAAGCTCGACAGCGTACTTTTTGTAGAACGGTCCGGCGAGTTATTGTATGCAGCAAGGTTAAGTACTAAAGGTACGGAGCCGAAGGGAAACCGAGTGTTAAAAGCGCGTCAAGTTGCATGCTATAGACCCGAAACCGGGTGACCTACCCATGGACAGGTTGAAGCGGGAGTAAAATCTCGTGGAGGACCGAACCACATGACCGTTGAAAAGGTCTGGGATGAGCTGTGGGTGGCGGAGAAATTCCAATCGAACTCGGAGATAGCTGGTTCTCCCCGAAATAGCTTTAGGGCTAGCCTCAAGGGAAAATCAAACGGAGGTAGAGCACTGAATGGGCTAGGGGCCTTACCGGGTTACCGAACCCTATCAAACTCCGAATGCCGTAATGATGTTACTTGGGAGTCAGACTATGAGAGATAAGTCCCATGGTCAAAAGGGAAACAGCCCAGACCATCAGCTAAGGTCCCAAAATCACAGTTAAGTGGAAAAGGATGTGGGCTTGCTAAGACAACTAGGATGTTGGCTTAGAAGCAGCCACTCATTCAAAGAGTGCGTAATAGCTCACTAGTCGAGTGAGCCTGCGCCGAAAATTACCGGGGCTAAACTGTGTACCGAAGCTATGGATCAGCGTACATCCAATAGTATTGCTAAATAAATTAAGAAGCGATGAGGTAATTTCACGAAATGTAACATATCAAAAATGATTCAAAACATTTCGTCAAATTCCCACAGCTAAACTTGTGCCGTTAGCAGTAGTATTGGATGTACGAGGGTGGTAGGGGAGCTTACTGTTGTAGGTTGAAGCAAGATCGAAAGGACTTGTGGACGAAGCAGTAGTGAGAATGCCGGAATAAGTAGCGAGAGTAAAGTGAGAATCTTTACCGTCGAAAACCTAAGGTTTCCTGGGGAAGGTTCGTCCGCCCAGGGTAAGTCTGGACCTAAGCTGAGGCCGAAAGGCGTAAGTGATGGACAACAGGTTGAAATTCCTGTACTACCGTTAATCGATATGAGAGAGGTGGGGACGCAGGAGGATAAGTCAAGCGATCAGCTGGAAAAGATCGTGCAAGCGAGGTAGATAGTCCGGTAGGCAAATCCGCCGGATGTTTCGAAGACGTGATGCGGAGGGAAAACAAGTACCGAAGTGACAGATTCCACACTGACGAGAAAAACCACTATCCAGATTAAAGGTACCAGTACCGCAAACCGACACAGGTAGGTGAGGAGAGAATCCTAAGACGAGCGGGAGAAGCGTTGTTAAGGAACTCGGCAAATTGACCCCGTAAGTTAGCGAAAAGGGGTGCCTCAAGAGATTGAGGCCGCAGAGAATAGGCCCAAGCAACTGTTTATCAAAAACACAGGTCTCTGCTAAATCGAAAGATGAAGTATAGGGGCTGACGCCTGCCCGGTGCTGGAAGGTTACGGGAATTGCTTAGCGCAAGCGAAGGCATGAACTTAAGCCCCAGTAAACGGCGGCCGTAACTATAACGGTCCTAAGGTAGCGAAATTCCTTGTCAGGTAAGTTCTGACCCGCACGAATGGCGTAATGACTTGGGCACTGTCTCAACAACGTACCCGGCGAAATTGTAGTACTTGTGAAGATGCAAGTTACCCGCGACTAGACGGAAAGACCCCATGGAGCTTCACTGTAGCTTGATATTGGGTTTCGGTATTTTTTGTACAGGATAGGTGGGAGACTGAGAAGTGGTGGCGCCAGCCATCATGGAGTCGACGTTGGGATACCACTCTAAAAGTACTGGAACTCTAACCTGAGACCATAAGCTGGTCTAGGGACACTGTCAGGTGGGCAGTTTGACTGGGGCGGTCGCCTCCCAAAGAGTAACGGAGGCGTCCAAAGGTTACCTCAGCGCGGTTGGAAATCGCGCAACGAGTGCAAAGGCATAAGGTAGCCTGACTGCGAGAGAGACACCTCGAGCAGGTACGAAAGTAGGGCTTAGTGATCCGGTGGTATGAAAGTGGAATTGCCATCGCTCAACGGATAAAAGCTACCCTGGGGATAACAGGCTTATCTCCCCCAAGAGTCCACATCGACGGGGAGGTTTGGCACCTCGATGTCGGCTCATCGCATCCTGGAGCTGTAGCAGGTTCCAAGGGTTTGGCTGTTCGCCAATTAAAGCGGTACGCGAGCTGGGTTCAGAACGTCGTGAGACAGTTCGGTCCCTATCTGTCGCGGGCGCAGGATATTTGAGAGGATCTGTCCTTAGTACGAGAGGACCGGGATGGACGAACCTCTAGTGCACCAGTTGTCATACCAATGGCACAGCTGGGTAGCCAAGTTCGGCAGGGATAAACGCTGAAGGCATCTAAGCGTGAAACCCACCTCAAGATGAGATATCCCACTAGCAATAGGTAAGACCCCATGTAGACTACATGGTTGATAGGTCAGGAGTGTAAGCATAGTAATGTGTTAAGCTGACTGATACTAATAGGTCGAGGGTTTGACCCAAAGAAAACAGGTATTCAAAAGTAGAAGGTCTTAAAACTAGACAATGAGAGAGCTTCACATCTTTTTAAAGGATAACATTAATCAGTTCTGAAGGTACAAAAGTACCTAATAAATCTTCTGGTGGAAATGACGAGATGGCCACACCCGTTCCCATACCGAACACGGCAGTTAAGCATCTCAGTGCCGATAATACTTGGCTGGAAACGGCCCGGGAAAGTAGGTCTCTGCCAGATTTATATGAAAACCTCAAGCTCATAGCTTGAGGTTTTTTTTTGTTGTACGAGCATCGTGCCAGTGTAAGTCTGGCTAAAGATTATCGGAAAGCCGTGTTCGATAAATCCCACGCAAGGTTTGATGCAGAGAAAAGTGCGAAAAAATTAATTTATGTTTACTAGTGCTTCAAGATCTAAAAGAGGAAAATTATATATAGCAAATAGTGGTGGCATGGAGTTTTTATAAAAATACAATGCGAATTATGTAAATAAATAATATTTAATTGTGAATAATCAAGTATTATGTCAAAAAATAAAATTAATTGTAAAATATAAGATATGATATAAAATTTGCCAAAACTATTGATTTATGGGACTTTCAGTGCTATAATAGTTTTTGTAGTTTTCATTTCTGTTCGATGATTAAGTTTAATCAATCTTAGAATGACATCCTCCTCGCAACAAAAATTTTTCTTGTTTTACGGTAGTATAGACATCCAGAAATTAAAATTTGGATAGGTAGTATTAGTATAGTTATGTTCACTTGACCTTCCATAACCTTGTCCTTTTGTGTCCTGCAAAAAATATCCCGACAAGCATAATATTCAAGTAGAGACGTGACAGATTCTAGCTTTACTACCGTAAACAGAAAAAATTAGCCATTTACTTAAAATCAAGAGTATTCCAAATTATCAAAAAAATTTAATATCTTTTTTTTGAAATATGGTCATTTTAATTATTTTTCTTCTGGTACGAGATGTCGTGTAACAAAGTAATACAGAGAAAAATTTAATTGAGGTGGCCTATTTTTCATAAATTCTTTAAACTGTTAACTCGGAATATACATAAATTAT
This region of Clostridium sp. BNL1100 genomic DNA includes:
- a CDS encoding restriction endonuclease, whose product is MLLFYLILLISFKVFLITKDCLYKRKINELLKVINSKEDLLYLNFRDYMSIIVEVLKRNGYKIKSTGDCGIDGSGLILNNIQFAEIWKHGLNQIIDVELAMNLAKCMQKNSVYRGMIITLGDFKPCTKAFCHKNVIECINGDQLLNMCKAVQKTKVILQPAK